A stretch of Alligator mississippiensis isolate rAllMis1 chromosome 14, rAllMis1, whole genome shotgun sequence DNA encodes these proteins:
- the G0S2 gene encoding G0/G1 switch protein 2 — translation METMQELIPFAREMLSQKPSRKMVRLYVLGSMLAFFGAVIGLVETVCSPFASQDRLEEEEERERNPQEQTAPQAQGDLVLEKSKEPGAQPRSLVNRQHAS, via the coding sequence ATGGAGACCATGCAGGAGCTGATCCCCTTCGCCAGGGAGATGCTGAGCCAGAAGCCCAGCAGGAAGATGGTGAGGCTGTACGTGCTGGGCAGCATGCTGGCCTTCTTCGGCGCGGTCATCGGCCTGGTGGAGACCGTCTGCAGCCCTTTCGCCTCCCAAgacaggctggaggaggaggaggagagggagagaaacccTCAAGAGCAGACAGCCCCCCAGGCGCAGGGCGACTTGGTGCTGGAAAAGAGCAAAGAGCCGGGCGCCCAGcccaggagcttggtgaacaggCAGCATGCCTCCTAA